The Streptomyces sp. NBC_00670 genome window below encodes:
- a CDS encoding DMT family transporter, translating into MTDARRTDAVLLLVALVWGSSYLSARSATLLLPVLLVLFVRYALSALACLALISAGRGPRRWSRAELRAGVPLGVTQAAVLLVETYGVAHTSAANAGLLISLTIVLTPLLDRVGRRGGGPPPAFLAACGLCVVAVGLLMSAGGLHAPRSGDLLILGAAVIRAGHVVLVGRLTARRPVRPLHLTAVQTLVGSLLFLVPAARDLPVLAHTGPGAWAQLVYLALFCSVFAFLAQTWAVQRTSAGRASLLLGTEPVWAAAVGIALGGDRLTPLMAVGAVLMVAGTYWGQAVERAHRTAGAGPSPARGAGNGALSHTQPAAANEPFVPSQKAPRSGVQRAARS; encoded by the coding sequence GTGACCGACGCCCGCCGCACCGATGCGGTACTCCTCCTGGTCGCGCTCGTGTGGGGTTCCAGTTATCTCTCCGCCCGTTCCGCCACCCTCCTGCTGCCCGTCCTCCTCGTCCTCTTCGTCCGGTACGCGCTCTCCGCGCTCGCCTGTCTCGCCCTGATCTCCGCCGGCCGGGGCCCGCGCCGCTGGAGCCGGGCGGAGCTGCGGGCCGGGGTGCCGCTGGGGGTGACCCAGGCGGCCGTCCTGCTCGTGGAGACATATGGCGTCGCCCACACCAGCGCCGCCAACGCCGGGCTCCTCATCAGCCTGACCATCGTGCTCACCCCGCTCCTCGACCGGGTGGGCCGACGCGGTGGTGGTCCGCCGCCCGCCTTCCTCGCCGCGTGCGGGCTGTGCGTGGTGGCCGTGGGGCTGCTGATGTCGGCGGGCGGGCTGCACGCGCCCCGCTCCGGCGATCTGCTGATCCTGGGGGCGGCCGTGATCCGTGCGGGCCATGTCGTCCTGGTCGGCCGGCTCACCGCGCGCCGTCCGGTCCGGCCGCTGCATCTGACGGCCGTGCAGACGCTTGTCGGCTCCCTTCTGTTCCTGGTTCCCGCCGCTCGTGACCTGCCCGTCCTCGCGCACACCGGGCCCGGCGCCTGGGCCCAGCTGGTCTATCTCGCCCTGTTCTGCAGTGTGTTCGCGTTCCTGGCGCAGACGTGGGCGGTGCAGCGGACGTCCGCGGGACGGGCGAGTCTGCTGCTGGGGACCGAGCCGGTGTGGGCGGCGGCGGTGGGGATCGCCCTCGGGGGCGACCGCCTCACGCCGCTCATGGCGGTGGGTGCGGTGCTGATGGTCGCCGGCACGTACTGGGGCCAGGCGGTGGAACGCGCCCACCGTACGGCCGGCGCGGGCCCGAGCCCCGCAAGGGGCGCGGGGAACGGCGCGCTCAGCCACACGCAACCGGCAGCCGCCAACGAACCCTTCGTACCGAGCCAGAAGGCGCCCCGCAGCGGGGTGCAGCGCGCTGCCCGCAGCTAG
- a CDS encoding aminoglycoside phosphotransferase family protein, giving the protein MDEARAREVLAEAGVLSGTGSAGGSVAGGPSRGSAAREARLLALGENAVFAAGDLVVKVGRDDPDLPARARREVAVAAWLADAGVPAVRAAVPEALLVEGHPVTVWHRLPDAVRPAGPADLAVLLRQVHALPDPGFALPRRELLGGVERWLRLAGDAIDPADAAYLRERRDGFAAAEAALVPRLPPGPIHGDALPRNVHVGPDGPVLVDLETFSTDLREHDLVVMALSRDRYGLGGEAYDAFAREYGWDVREWEGCAVLRGARETASCAWVAQHAPANAAAREEFARRVRSLRDGAADVRWYPF; this is encoded by the coding sequence ATGGACGAGGCGCGGGCGCGGGAGGTACTGGCCGAGGCGGGCGTGCTGTCCGGCACGGGTTCGGCCGGGGGGTCGGTTGCGGGTGGTCCGTCTCGGGGTTCGGCGGCGCGGGAGGCGCGGCTCCTCGCGCTCGGCGAGAACGCGGTGTTCGCCGCCGGTGACCTGGTGGTCAAGGTCGGCCGCGACGACCCGGACCTGCCCGCCCGCGCCCGCCGCGAGGTGGCCGTCGCCGCGTGGCTCGCCGACGCGGGCGTGCCGGCGGTGCGGGCCGCCGTGCCGGAGGCGCTGCTGGTCGAGGGCCATCCGGTGACCGTGTGGCACCGGCTGCCGGACGCGGTCCGGCCGGCCGGACCGGCCGATCTGGCGGTACTGCTGCGGCAGGTGCACGCCCTGCCCGACCCCGGCTTCGCGCTGCCGCGCCGGGAACTGCTGGGCGGGGTCGAGCGCTGGCTGCGGCTCGCGGGGGACGCGATCGATCCGGCGGACGCGGCGTATCTGCGCGAGCGCCGGGACGGGTTCGCGGCGGCCGAGGCCGCGCTCGTCCCGCGGCTGCCGCCGGGGCCGATCCACGGGGACGCGCTGCCGCGCAATGTCCATGTGGGGCCGGACGGGCCGGTGCTGGTGGATCTGGAGACGTTCTCCACGGACCTGCGGGAGCACGACCTGGTGGTGATGGCGCTGTCGCGCGACCGGTACGGGTTGGGGGGTGAGGCGTACGACGCCTTCGCCCGGGAGTACGGGTGGGACGTGCGGGAGTGGGAGGGGTGTGCGGTGTTGCGGGGGGCGCGGGAGACGGCGAGCTGTGCGTGGGTGGCGCAGCATGCGCCGGCGAACGCGGCGGCGCGCGAGGAGTTCGCCCGCCGGGTGCGCTCGCTGCGCGACGGGGCTGCCGACGTGCGGTGGTATCCGTTCTGA